The following are encoded together in the Robertmurraya sp. FSL R5-0851 genome:
- a CDS encoding sugar phosphate nucleotidyltransferase, with product MDRKLLGVIDATTYQKGLEDLIQHRSLAAVPFGGRYRLIDFVLSNMVNSGIKSVAIFPKNQYRSLMDHLGSGKDWDLNRKRDGLFFFPAPAEEKEITSFNHFAANKDYFDRSNQQYALISNCFTVCSMNFEPILDWHIKSGCDITEIRKDGRSLHMFLMKKSLLVELFETREQTGYTCMRDVVTDINSPYRQCHYEFKGYAVMIDSITTYFNESMKLLNPSIWKELFLKNQPVYTKVKDEPPTRYFTGATVKNSVIANGCLIEGTVENSIISRAVKIGKGTVIKNSIIMQKCQIGENCVLDSVVLDKDVKVNDGTMMYGTKDLPYVVRKGTVQGALMNS from the coding sequence ATGGATAGAAAGCTGCTTGGAGTAATAGATGCAACAACATATCAAAAAGGATTAGAGGATCTAATCCAACATCGTTCTTTAGCTGCAGTACCATTTGGAGGACGTTATCGATTAATAGATTTTGTTCTTTCAAACATGGTCAATTCTGGAATAAAGAGTGTGGCGATTTTTCCGAAGAATCAATACCGTTCCTTAATGGATCATTTGGGGTCTGGAAAGGATTGGGACTTAAATCGTAAGCGAGATGGGTTATTCTTTTTTCCTGCTCCTGCAGAAGAAAAAGAAATAACTTCATTTAATCATTTTGCTGCCAATAAAGATTACTTTGATCGTAGTAACCAACAGTATGCCCTCATCTCAAACTGCTTTACTGTTTGTAGTATGAATTTTGAACCTATTCTCGATTGGCATATCAAGAGCGGCTGTGATATTACAGAAATAAGAAAAGACGGACGATCTCTTCATATGTTTTTAATGAAAAAATCTCTTTTAGTAGAACTTTTTGAGACAAGAGAGCAAACGGGATATACATGTATGAGAGATGTTGTAACAGATATTAACAGTCCTTATCGTCAATGCCATTATGAATTCAAAGGATACGCAGTGATGATCGACTCGATTACAACGTATTTTAATGAAAGTATGAAGCTATTAAATCCATCCATTTGGAAGGAGCTCTTTTTAAAGAATCAGCCAGTGTATACAAAAGTAAAGGATGAGCCACCTACTCGGTACTTTACAGGAGCTACGGTGAAAAATTCAGTCATTGCCAATGGCTGCTTAATTGAAGGAACCGTTGAAAATAGTATTATTTCTCGTGCTGTAAAAATTGGCAAGGGAACGGTAATAAAAAACAGCATCATCATGCAAAAATGTCAAATTGGTGAAAATTGCGTATTAGATTCGGTTGTTTTAGATAAAGATGTTAAGGTAAATGATGGAACAATGATGTATGGAACAAAGGATTTACCATATGTGGTTCGTAAAGGAACAGT
- a CDS encoding glucose-1-phosphate adenylyltransferase, translating to MAKKKCVAMLLAGGQGSRLHSLTSNLAKPAVPFGGKYRIIDFTLSNCTNSGIDTVGVLTQYQPLVLNSYIGIGSAWDLDRKNGGVTVLPPYSESKEMRWYTGTACAIYQNLNYLIQYDPEYVLILSGDHIYKMNYELMLDFHIARDADATISVIEVPWDEASRFGILNTDSDMKVVEFDEKPANPKNNLASMGIYIFKWSVLKGYLEKDAVLPESSHDFGKDILPTLLSDQKKLFAYPFSGYWKDVGTVRSLWEANMDLLDDKCGLDLFDYTWRIYSVNPNQPPQFISNDALVNDSLINEGCVIEGEIEKSVLFQGVKVEKGAYIKESVIMPDAVIGKNVFIEKAIVPSEMVIPDGTIIRALPDAEDDIVLVTEDMLQTL from the coding sequence ATGGCAAAGAAGAAGTGCGTAGCTATGCTGTTAGCAGGAGGGCAAGGAAGTAGGTTACATTCCTTAACTTCAAATTTAGCAAAACCAGCTGTACCGTTTGGAGGGAAGTACCGAATCATTGATTTTACTTTGAGCAATTGTACGAACTCAGGAATTGATACGGTGGGTGTCCTTACTCAGTATCAACCACTAGTGTTAAACTCGTATATTGGAATTGGAAGTGCATGGGACTTGGATCGAAAAAATGGTGGGGTGACTGTTCTTCCACCTTATAGTGAGTCCAAGGAGATGAGATGGTATACAGGTACTGCTTGTGCCATCTATCAAAATTTAAATTATTTAATTCAATATGATCCGGAATATGTACTCATTCTGTCCGGAGACCATATATACAAAATGAATTATGAGTTAATGCTAGATTTCCATATTGCTAGAGATGCTGATGCTACCATTTCAGTGATTGAAGTGCCTTGGGATGAAGCAAGTCGATTCGGTATTTTAAATACGGATAGTGATATGAAGGTTGTCGAATTTGATGAAAAACCTGCGAATCCGAAGAACAATCTAGCCTCTATGGGGATTTACATTTTTAAATGGTCTGTTTTAAAAGGGTATTTGGAAAAGGATGCTGTTCTTCCTGAGTCAAGTCATGATTTTGGAAAGGATATTCTCCCAACCTTATTATCAGACCAGAAGAAATTATTTGCTTATCCGTTTAGTGGTTATTGGAAGGATGTTGGGACTGTACGTAGTCTTTGGGAAGCAAATATGGATCTCCTAGATGATAAATGTGGATTAGATTTATTTGATTATACTTGGAGAATTTATTCAGTAAATCCAAATCAACCACCACAGTTTATCTCAAATGATGCACTCGTCAATGATTCACTCATTAATGAAGGTTGTGTAATTGAAGGAGAGATTGAAAAATCGGTACTTTTTCAAGGAGTAAAGGTTGAAAAAGGAGCCTATATTAAAGAATCAGTTATCATGCCTGATGCAGTGATTGGAAAAAATGTGTTTATTGAAAAGGCGATCGTCCCGTCGGAGATGGTTATACCAGATGGAACAATTATTCGTGCTTTGCCAGATGCGGAGGATGATATTGTTTTAGTAACAGAGGATATGCTTCAAACCCTTTAA
- the glgB gene encoding 1,4-alpha-glucan branching protein GlgB, whose translation MILDLIHPTEYQLHLFHEGNFFECYRLFGAHVLTIDEKTCTRFCVWAPNATKVSLASDVNNWNGSGYEFKKVNDEGVWMLIVEQDLTGCLYKYEIHTSTGEVLLKSDPYAFFSEERPKTASICYPLDGFQWNDQKWLQKKEKNKVYSSPTVIYEMHVGSWKKKEDGSFLTYRELADEVIPYVLDHGFTHIELLPLVEHPLDISWGYQGTGYFSVTSRYGTPHDLMYFIDQCHQNHIGVIMDWVPGHFCKDAHGLHRFDGSWVYEYETEIDRENYTWGTANFDLSKTEVQSFLISNALFWMEYFHVDGFRVDAVSNIIYWPNSDGQRVNEFGIAFLKKLNQIVYQYDSNLLMIAEDSTDWPQVTSPTHYGGLGFNYKWNMGWMNDMLSYMEKGSNERSQFHDKVSFSLLYAFSENYILPFSHDEVVHGKKSLLDKMPGDYWQKFAQLRLLLTYMFGHPGKKLLFMGFELGQFSEWKDEEELDWHLLDYEMHGKMNLFVKELIKVYKRNKPLYELDHLHEGFEWIDVNNRDQSIFSFVRKGEEGDPLVIVCNFTEKTYEDYKIGVPKEGTYREILNTDAVDFGGSGVINKKPLEAIDEEFHGREHHIMMRIPPFGVSILRPVKHRKERKGNGKEEVRSYAVSRRARK comes from the coding sequence ATGATTTTGGATTTGATTCATCCAACTGAATACCAGCTTCATTTATTTCATGAGGGTAATTTCTTTGAATGTTACCGTTTGTTTGGAGCCCATGTTCTTACTATTGATGAAAAGACATGCACGAGATTTTGCGTGTGGGCACCAAACGCAACAAAAGTATCTCTTGCTAGTGATGTAAACAATTGGAATGGAAGTGGTTATGAATTTAAAAAGGTGAATGATGAAGGAGTTTGGATGCTCATTGTTGAGCAGGATTTAACGGGCTGCCTTTATAAATATGAAATTCATACATCCACGGGAGAAGTATTATTGAAATCTGATCCTTATGCGTTTTTCTCTGAAGAACGGCCAAAAACAGCATCCATTTGTTACCCCTTAGATGGTTTCCAATGGAACGATCAAAAATGGCTTCAGAAAAAAGAGAAAAACAAAGTGTATTCAAGTCCTACTGTTATCTATGAGATGCATGTTGGATCATGGAAAAAGAAAGAGGACGGCAGCTTTTTAACGTATCGTGAATTAGCTGATGAGGTCATTCCTTATGTACTTGACCACGGATTTACTCATATTGAGCTATTGCCATTAGTGGAACACCCTTTAGATATATCTTGGGGCTATCAAGGAACAGGATATTTTTCCGTTACTAGCCGTTATGGAACCCCTCATGATCTGATGTATTTTATTGATCAATGTCACCAAAATCATATTGGAGTAATTATGGATTGGGTACCAGGTCATTTCTGTAAAGACGCCCACGGATTACACCGATTTGATGGATCTTGGGTTTATGAATATGAGACAGAGATTGATCGTGAAAATTACACTTGGGGTACTGCTAATTTCGACTTAAGTAAAACAGAGGTACAGAGTTTCTTAATTTCTAATGCATTGTTTTGGATGGAATACTTTCATGTGGACGGATTTCGCGTAGATGCAGTTTCAAACATCATTTATTGGCCTAATTCAGATGGTCAACGAGTAAATGAATTTGGTATTGCATTTTTAAAGAAGTTAAATCAAATTGTATATCAATATGATTCAAACCTATTGATGATTGCCGAGGACTCTACTGATTGGCCACAGGTAACTTCCCCAACTCACTACGGTGGATTAGGTTTTAACTACAAATGGAATATGGGCTGGATGAACGACATGCTTTCCTATATGGAAAAAGGGTCAAATGAACGCTCACAATTTCACGATAAAGTCAGCTTCTCCCTTCTTTATGCATTTTCGGAGAATTATATCCTTCCATTTTCACATGACGAAGTTGTTCATGGAAAGAAATCGTTACTTGATAAAATGCCAGGAGATTATTGGCAAAAATTTGCTCAACTAAGGCTACTATTAACATATATGTTTGGACATCCAGGGAAAAAACTTCTGTTCATGGGATTTGAGTTAGGTCAGTTCTCTGAATGGAAAGATGAAGAGGAATTGGATTGGCATTTATTAGATTATGAGATGCATGGAAAAATGAATCTTTTTGTAAAAGAATTGATCAAGGTGTATAAGCGCAATAAACCTTTATATGAGCTTGATCATTTACATGAAGGATTTGAGTGGATTGATGTAAATAACCGTGATCAATCGATTTTCTCTTTTGTTAGAAAAGGGGAAGAAGGAGATCCATTGGTCATCGTGTGTAATTTTACAGAAAAGACATATGAAGATTATAAAATCGGTGTTCCAAAAGAGGGAACGTATCGAGAAATATTGAATACAGATGCGGTTGATTTTGGAGGGTCCGGTGTAATTAATAAAAAGCCACTAGAAGCGATTGATGAAGAGTTTCATGGAAGAGAGCATCACATTATGATGAGGATACCTCCATTTGGGGTTTCTATATTGCGTCCAGTTAAACATCGAAAGGAGAGAAAAGGAAATGGCAAAGAAGAAGTGCGTAGCTATGCTGTTAGCAGGAGGGCAAGGAAGTAG